The Trichosurus vulpecula isolate mTriVul1 chromosome 4, mTriVul1.pri, whole genome shotgun sequence genome contains a region encoding:
- the SPTSSB gene encoding serine palmitoyltransferase small subunit B — MMNLRYVKDYFAWLYYQYTIISCCAVLEPWERSMFNTIFLTIVGMVVYTAYVFIPIHIRLAWEFFSEIFGDQSTASVSN, encoded by the coding sequence ATGATGAATCTAAGGTACGTGAAGGATTACTTTGCCTGGCTCTATTACCAGTACACCATCATCAGCTGCTGTGCTGTCCTGGAGCCCTGGGAGCGATCCATGTTCAACACCATTTTCCTCACCATCGTGGGAATGGTGGTATACACGGCCTATGTCTTTATTCCCATCCACATACGCCTGGCTTGGGAGTTCTTCTCAGAAATATTTGGAGACCAAAGTACTGCTTCTGTCTCTAACTGA